In Leucobacter denitrificans, the genomic window AAGCGTCGGTCACGGTCAGGCCCTCCACCTGCAGCGCGACGTCGCCGAGTTTCGGCGCGTCTTTCTGCACTGTGAGTTCGACCGGGCGCCCCACCATCAGCGACGCCAGCTCGGCGTTGCTTGCGGTTGGAGCCGCTTCGCCCACGACTTTGCCCAGGCGGATCACCGTAATGCGATCCGCCACCTCACGCACCTCGCGCAATTTGTGCGTAATGAACACAATCGACGTGCCCTCATCGCGAAGCTGGCGCATCGTCGCCATGAGTTCGTCGGTTTCTTGCGGGGTGAGCACGGCGGTCGGCTCGTCGAACACCAGAATCTTCGCGTCGCGCGAGAGCGCCTTGATGATCTCAACTCGCTGCTGCACGCCCACGGGAAGGTTCTCGACGAGCGCGTCGGGATCCACATGGAACCCAAACCGGTCTGAAATCTCGCGCACACGCTGCCTCGCCGCGGCAAGATCGAGGATGCCCGCGCCCTTCGTGTTCTCGTGGCCAAGCATGACGTTCTCGGCGACCGTGAACACGGGAATAAGCATGAAGTGCTGGTGCACCATGCCGACTCCCGCAGCCATTGCGTCACCGGGGCCGTCAAAGTGCTGCACCTCACCATCAAGGAGAATCTCGCCCTCGTCTGCACGGTACAGTCCGTACAGCACATTCATGAGGGTCGATTTACCAGCGCCGTTTTCGCCCAGCAGAGAGTGGATCTCCCCCTCGTTCACAACGAGATCAATATGATCATTCGCGGTAAAGGCACCAAACCTCTTTGTGATGCCTCGAAGTTCAAGCTTCATGTGCTCGATCCTAGTGGTGAGTAGTGTCGCACAAAAGGCTCGGGAGCGGCCAGCCTCTGCCAGTCACTCCCGAGCCCTGTGAGATGAATTAGTTCAGGTACGACGTCACAGTGACGTTGCCGTCGATGATGTCTTGCTGCAGCGCCTCAACCTCGGCGACGAGCTCAGCATCTACCTTGTCTTCGAAGTTGTGGAGCGGAGCAAGTGCCACGCCCTCGTTCTCGAGGGTGCCGACGTACGCCTCAGGATCGAACTCACCGTTCGCGCTCGACATAACTGCTTCGTAGACCGAGAGATCCATTGACTTCAGAATCGAGGTGAGCACGAAGTCCTGGGTGCTCTCATCAGTGTTGAACAGGTCAGCGTCAACGCCTACGAGCGCAACGTCGCGGTTCGACTCCTTGATAGCCTG contains:
- a CDS encoding ABC transporter ATP-binding protein — translated: MKLELRGITKRFGAFTANDHIDLVVNEGEIHSLLGENGAGKSTLMNVLYGLYRADEGEILLDGEVQHFDGPGDAMAAGVGMVHQHFMLIPVFTVAENVMLGHENTKGAGILDLAAARQRVREISDRFGFHVDPDALVENLPVGVQQRVEIIKALSRDAKILVFDEPTAVLTPQETDELMATMRQLRDEGTSIVFITHKLREVREVADRITVIRLGKVVGEAAPTASNAELASLMVGRPVELTVQKDAPKLGDVALQVEGLTVTDASGIVLVDDVSFDVKRGEVLAIAGVQGNGQTELTEAIVGLADSARGSVKLGGKELLGRSVRDILDEGVGFVPEDRSVDGLVKEFTVAENMMLDRSHGEPFVKSATLQLGTLTEFATEKIQEFDIRTQGPTQPAGSLSGGNQQKVVIARELSRDLELFVAAQPTRGVDVGSIEFIHQRIVETRDSGVPVIVISTELDEVTALADRIMVMYRGKVVGIVPGDTPRDRLGLMMAGAQA